Proteins from one Desmodus rotundus isolate HL8 chromosome 9, HLdesRot8A.1, whole genome shotgun sequence genomic window:
- the LOC112301364 gene encoding zinc finger protein 709: MDSVTFEDVAVDFSLEEWALLDSLQKKLYRDVMQETFRNLASIGEKWEDHDIGDQYKHQERKCRSQMVERLCKGRESSQCGQNFSLIPSLSLKKTLPGGKPWEYSVWGEVFMHQSSNNGDITCHMGHRLSEYQKCGAKPCKCTVCGKVFTYTQFFEKHERHHNGEESHKCEECGKTFMWLKSPEKHMATHSADAPYRCKVCGKTFSSSTSLRTCERAHTREKPYQCKLCGKVFRYYRSFQRHERNHPGEKPYECKKCSKAFRYPSHLQIHERTHTEEKPYECKECGKAFRSYSSLQPHEMTHTGEKPYECKECGKAFRYYSSLQIHERSHTGEKPYVCKKCNKAFSAPSCLRKHERIHSADKPYECKECGKAFRFYSSLQTHERTHTGEKPYECKQCGKALRYYSSLQIHERIHTGEKPYECKECGNAFRCNSFLKIHKKSHTGEKPYECEKCSKVFSTPSNLRIHERTHTAEKPYKCKECGKAFRYYRSLQTHERTHTGEKPYECKHCGKAFICRTTIQRHMKMHTGNTPYQCKECGKAFTCLSLYQRHERTHTGEKPYECKQCGKAYRDHSSLQRHERTHTGEKPYECKECGKAFICNKIFRIHMMRVHTTEKPYKCEECGKDFSHPYSFRRHERTHWIKPLECK; the protein is encoded by the exons GACTCAGTGACATTTGAGGATGTGGCTGTGGACTTCAGTCTGGAGGAGTGGGCTTTACTGGATTCTTTGCAGAAGAAACTCTACAGAGATGTGATGCAGGAAACCTTCAGGAACCTGGCCTCCATAG gggaaaaatgggaagatCATGACATTGGAGATCAGTACAAACACCAGGAGAGAAAATGTAG GAGTCAAATGGTAGAGAGACTCTgcaaagggagggagagtagCCAGTGTGGACAAAACTTCAGCCTTATTCCAAGTCTCAGTCTGAAGAAAACTCTTCCTGGAGGAAAACCCTGGGAATACAGTGTGTGGGGGGAAGTCTTCATGCATCAGTCATCCAATAATGGGGACATCACGTGTCACATGGGACACAGGCTGTCTGAGTATCAGAAATGTGGAGCGAAGCCATGTAAATGTACTGTATGTGGGAAAGTTTTCACTTATACTCAGTTTTTTGAAAAACACGAAAGACATCACAATGGAGAAGAATCGCATAAATGTGAGGAATGTGGAAAAACCTTCATGTGGCTCAAAAGCCCTGAAAAACACATGGCCACACACAGTGCAGATGCTCCTTACAGATGCAAGGTGTGTGGGAAAACCTTTAGTTCTTCAACATCTCTTCGGACGTGTGAGAGAGCCCACACCCGAGAGAAGCCCTATCAGTGTAAACTCTGTGGAAAAGTCTTCCGATATTATAGAAGTTttcaaagacatgaaagaaatcacccgggagagaaaccctatgaatgtaaaaaATGTAGTAAAGCATTCAGGTATCCCAGTCATCTTCAAATCCATGAAAGAACTCACACTgaagagaaaccctatgaatgtaaggagTGTGGAAAGGCCTTCAGATCATACAGTTCCTTACAACCCCACGAAATGacccacacaggagagaaaccctatgaatgcaaggaatgtggaaaagccttcagaTATTACAGTTCCTTACAAATACATGAAAGgtctcacactggagagaaaccatatgtgtgtaaaaaatgtaataaagcaTTCAGTGCTCCCAGTTGTCTTCGAAAACATGAAAGAATTCACAGTGCAGataaaccctatgaatgtaaggagTGTGGAAAAGCTTTCAGATTTTACAGCTCCTTACAAACACATGAAAGGACCCACAcgggagagaagccctatgaatgtaAGCAGTGTGGAAAGGCCTTGAGATATTATAGTTCCTTACAAATACATGAAAGGATACACACaggggagaaaccctatgaatgtaaggaatgtggaaaTGCATTCAGATGcaacagtttcttaaaaatacacaaaaaatctcacactggagagaaaccctatgaatgcgAAAAATGTAGTAAAGTATTCAGTACTCCTAGTAATCTTCGAATACATGAAAGAACCCACACTGCagagaaaccctataaatgtaAGGAGTGTGGAAAAGCCTTCAGATATTATCGTTCCTTACAAACACACGAAAGGACTCACAcgggagagaaaccctatgaatgtaaacaTTGTGGTAAAGCCTTCATTTGTCGCACCACCATTCAAAGACACATGAAAATGCACACTGGAAATACACCTTACCAATGTAAGGAGTGTGGGAAAGCATTCACTTGCCTTAGTTTGTATCAAAGACATGAaagaactcacactggagagaaaccctatgaatgcaaACAGTGTGGAAAAGCCTACAGAGATCACAGTTCCTTACAAAGACATGAAAGGACTCATACTGGAgaaaaaccctatgaatgtaaggaatgtggaaaagccttcatTTGTAACAAAATTTTTCGAATACACATGATGAGAGT